Proteins encoded within one genomic window of Bombina bombina isolate aBomBom1 chromosome 1, aBomBom1.pri, whole genome shotgun sequence:
- the POU3F4 gene encoding POU domain, class 3, transcription factor 4 encodes MATAASNPYSILSSSSLVHADSAGMQQGSPFRNPQKLLQSDYLQGVPSNGHPLAHHWVTSLSDGNPWSSLATSPLDQQDIKPGREDLQLGAIIHHRSPHVSHHSPHTNHPNAWGASPAHNSSGQPINVYSQSGFTVSGMLDHGGLTPPPPSATTQSLHPVLRDNTDHGDLSHHCQDHSDEETPTSDELEQFAKQFKQRRIKLGFTQADVGLALGTLYGNVFSQTTICRFEALQLSFKNMCKLKPLLNKWLEEADSSTGSPTSIDKIAAQGRKRKKRTSIEVSVKGVLETHFLKCPKPAAQEISSLADSLQLEKEVVRVWFCNRRQKEKRMTPPGDPQQHEIYSHNVKTDTSCHDL; translated from the coding sequence ATGGCCACAGCTGCCTCTAATCCCTACAGCATTCTCTCTTCCAGCTCCCTGGTCCATGCAGACTCTGCGGGCATGCAGCAAGGGAGCCCTTTCAGGAATCCACAGAAACTGCTCCAAAGTGATTACCTGCAGGGAGTACCCAGCAATGGACATCCACTGGCGCACCACTGGGTCACAAGCTTAAGTGATGGCAATCCTTGGTCTAGCTTAGCCACAAGTCCTTTGGACCAACAGGACATTAAACCAGGAAGAGAAGATCTGCAGCTGGGGGCTATAATCCATCACAGGTCTCCTCATGTTAGTCACCACTCACCCCATACAAATCATCCCAACGCTTGGGGAGCTAGCCCAGCTCATAACTCAAGTGGACAACCTATAAAtgtctactcacagtccggttttACGGTCAGTGGAATGTTGGACCATGGAGGGCTCACACCACCACCTCCATCAGCCACCACACAAAGCCTCCACCCTGTGCTGAGAGATAACACTGACCATGGCGATCTTTCCCATCACTGTCAAGACCATTCAGACGAGGAAACCCCCACATCAGATGAGCTGGAGCAATTTGCCAAGCAGTTCAAACAAAGACGAATCAAGCTGGGATTCACCCAAGCAGATGTTGGTTTAGCACTAGGGACTCTGTATGGCAATGTATTTTCCCAGACCACCATCTGCAGGTTTGAAGCTTTGCAGCTCAGCTTTAAAAATATGTGCAAACTAAAACCTCTGCTAAACAAGTGGCTGGAGGAAGCTGATTCCTCCACAGGTAGCCCTACCAGCATTGACAAGATAGCAGCCCAAGGTCGGAAAAGAAAGAAGAGAACCTCTATAGAGGTGAGTGTCAAAGGTGTGTTGGAAACCCATTTCCTTAAATGTCCCAAACCTGCAGCCCAAGAGATCTCCTCCTTGGCAGACAGCCTGCAGCTGGAGAAAGAAGTAGTCCGTGTCTGGTTTTGTAATAGAAGACAAAAAGAGAAAAGAATgactcctccaggagacccacaGCAACACGAAATCTATTCTCACAATGTCAAAACAGACACCTCCTGCCATGATCTCTGA